A single window of Cydia strobilella chromosome 18, ilCydStro3.1, whole genome shotgun sequence DNA harbors:
- the LOC134749703 gene encoding ubiquitin carboxyl-terminal hydrolase 14: MPKYSVKVKWGKEMFPGVEVNTDDDPVLFKAQIFALTGVQPERQKVVCKGVTLRDEEWGTFKLVNNAIVLVMGSKEEDVPSAPVEQTKFVEDMNESELATALDLPEGLINLGNTCYMNATVQCLKTVPELRNALLSYNKNSGGGTAGELTAALSDTVAALEGGGAGACASAAARMLRALHATAPRFAERAPGGHLAQQDASECWTEIVRALQQRLPVSAPPPVNADRTSVVEQYFGGTLDVELVCSEAEEPPTKAHETFLQLSCFISQDVKYLQSGLRSKMSEQITKLSETLGRDAIYTKTSKISRLPAYLTVQFIRFYFKEKESIYAKILKDVKFPVELDVYELCTPELQERLMPMRNKFKELEDASVESSLHAKNKNHGDSKKDSKPKRALPYWFENDAGSNNSGYYRLQAVLTHKGRSATSGHYVAWVLRGNTWLRCDDDAVTPVPEEEVLKLSGGGDWHCAYLLLYGPKICEIPEPEEEEPMVTEASEDYAPAPHGPTAQA; the protein is encoded by the exons ATGCCTAAATACTCAG TAAAAGTCAAATGGGGCAAGGAGATGTTTCCGGGTGTGGAGGTGAACACAGATGACGACCCTGTCCTGTTTAAGGCACAAATTTTTGCCCTGACGGGGGTGCAACCTGAGAGGCAGAAGGTTGTGTGCAAGGGGGTCACACTGCGGGATGAGGAGTGGGGCACCTTTAAGCTAGTTAAT AATGCCATAGTTCTAGTGATGGGCAGCAAGGAGGAGGATGTGCCTTCAGCTCCGGTGGAACAGACCAAGTTTGTGGAGGACATGAATGAGTCGGAGCTGGCTACCGCT ctgGACCTCCCTGAAGGCCTGATAAATTTGGGCAACACCTGCTACATGAACGCGACCGTGCAGTGCCTCAAGACTGTTCCAGAACTGAGAAACGCACTCCTCAGTTATAACAAAA ACAGCGGCGGCGGCACGGCGGGCGAGCTGACGGCGGCGCTGTCGGACACGGTGGCGGCGCTGGAGGGCGGAGGAGCCGGCGCGTGCgccagcgcggcggcgcgcatgctgcgcgcgctgcacgCCACCGCGCCGCGCTTCGCCGAGCGCGCGCCCGGCGGACACCTGGCGCAACAG GATGCCTCCGAGTGCTGGACGGAGATCGTGCGCGCCCTGCAGCAGCGCCTGCCGGTGTCGGCGCCGCCGCCGGTTAACGCCGACAG gaCATCAGTAGTAGAGCAGTACTTCGGCGGCACCCTGGACGTGGAGCTAGTGTGCTCGGAGGCCGAGGAGCCTCCCACCAAGGCGCACGAGACCTTCCTGCAGCTGTCCTGCTTCATCTCACAGGACGTCAAGTATCTGCAGTCGGGGCTGCGCTCG AAAATGTCAGAGCAAATCACAAAACTATCAGAAACGCTGGGAAGAGATGCGATCTACACAAAAACA TCAAAAATCAGCCGTCTCCCAGCATACCTGACAGTGCAGTTCATCCGCTTCTACTTCAAAGAGAAGGAGTCCATCTACGCGAAGATTCTCAAGGATGTCAAGTTTCCCGTCGAGCTGGATGTGTACGAGCTGTGCACACCGGAGCTGCAGGAGAGGCTCATGCCGATGAGGAATAAGTTCAAg GAATTAGAAGACGCGTCAGTCGAGTCATCGTTACACGCGAAGAATAAGAACCACGGCGACAGCAAAAAGGACTCCAAACCTAAAAGAGCATTGCCATATTGGTTTGAAAATG acGCAGGCAGCAACAACAGCGGGTACTACCGTCTCCAAGCCGTGTTGACGCACAAGGGCCGCTCGGCGACCAGCGGTCACTACGTGGCCTGGGTCCTGCGCGGCAACACGTGGCTGCGTTGCGACGACGACGCCGTCACGCCCGTGCCCGAGGAGGAGGTGCTCAAGCTCAGCGGAGGAG GTGACTGGCACTGCGCCTACCTGCTCCTGTACGGGCCCAAGATCTGCGAGATCCCGGAGCCCGAGGAGGAGGAGCCCATGGTGACCGAGGCCAGCGAGGACTACGCCCCGGCGCCGCACGGACCCACCGCGCAGGCGTAA